In Syntrophobacterales bacterium, a genomic segment contains:
- a CDS encoding rubrerythrin family protein, producing MSKTEKDLKEAFAGESQANRKYLAFAKKAEEEGYKQVAKLFRAAAEAETVHAHNHLRELAGIRSTRENLETAVSGESFEFQNMYPAMIVDAQGEGNKGAERSFTIANEVEKIHAALYQKALEELGKNEEHDYYICKVCGYTAEREAPDLCPVCGARKVAFYKAD from the coding sequence ATGTCAAAAACAGAGAAAGATCTGAAGGAAGCTTTTGCAGGTGAGTCCCAGGCCAACAGAAAATACCTTGCCTTTGCGAAGAAAGCCGAGGAAGAAGGTTACAAACAAGTTGCGAAACTTTTCAGGGCCGCCGCCGAAGCGGAGACGGTGCACGCACACAATCACCTGAGAGAATTGGCGGGAATCAGAAGCACGAGGGAAAATCTGGAGACTGCAGTCAGCGGAGAGTCTTTTGAATTTCAAAATATGTACCCTGCCATGATCGTAGATGCCCAGGGTGAGGGTAATAAGGGAGCTGAAAGAAGTTTCACAATTGCAAATGAAGTTGAGAAGATTCACGCGGCTCTCTATCAAAAAGCTTTGGAGGAGCTTGGAAAGAATGAGGAACACGACTATTACATTTGCAAGGTCTGCGGGTATACGGCCGAGAGAGAAGCCCCTGACCTGTGCCCTGTGTGCGGGGCAAGAAAAGTGGCGTTTTACAAGGCCGATTAG
- a CDS encoding rubredoxin, with protein MTMWTCTVCGYDYDEAKNGKKFEDLPDDWRCPVCNAPQDAFEEKR; from the coding sequence ATGACGATGTGGACGTGTACTGTGTGTGGATATGACTATGATGAGGCAAAAAATGGTAAAAAGTTTGAAGATCTTCCTGATGACTGGAGATGTCCTGTTTGCAATGCGCCACAGGACGCATTTGAAGAGAAAAGGTAA
- a CDS encoding FprA family A-type flavoprotein — translation MKAVEIKPGIHWVGAIDWGVRDFHGYITHNGTSYNNYLIMDEHVTLVDCVKQEFADETIENIKRLTDFSRIENLVINHIEPDHAGGIDAIMKLIPQAVIYITERGKKGLERHFDVSKWTFKIVKNGDTLSTGKHTLLFLETPMLHWPDSMVTYIKEAKLLISQDAFGQHFASASRFDDEFVGCASTFELEDSVKDYYANILMPFGQLIKAKIGEIVKAGIEIDMIAPDHGVIWRKDPGKVLQMYLDMANGKADLRVALIYDTMWHSTERMTVPMAQGIKDEGVDCKVIKLRATSMSVAIKELWKARGCLVGSPTMNNVLFPSVAKFLYHLGGLKPKNRIMGAFGSFGWGGGAVKEAYSMIKRTAVEVAEPGLEVMYRPSEEDDRKCYEFGRDFAVKVKEYHKKFE, via the coding sequence ATGAAAGCGGTAGAGATTAAACCAGGCATACACTGGGTGGGAGCAATTGACTGGGGTGTAAGGGATTTTCACGGGTACATCACACATAACGGGACGAGCTACAATAACTACCTTATTATGGATGAGCATGTTACCCTCGTTGACTGCGTTAAACAGGAGTTTGCAGATGAGACTATTGAGAATATCAAGCGTCTCACCGATTTTTCCCGTATAGAAAATCTTGTGATAAACCACATAGAGCCTGACCATGCGGGCGGCATTGATGCCATAATGAAACTAATACCCCAAGCTGTAATCTATATCACAGAAAGAGGCAAGAAGGGCCTGGAGAGACACTTTGATGTGTCGAAGTGGACATTCAAGATAGTCAAAAATGGAGATACCCTAAGCACAGGAAAGCATACTCTTCTTTTTCTCGAAACACCCATGCTGCATTGGCCCGATTCGATGGTTACCTATATAAAAGAGGCAAAGTTGCTCATTTCCCAGGATGCGTTCGGCCAGCACTTTGCCAGTGCGTCCCGGTTTGACGATGAATTTGTAGGATGTGCGTCAACCTTCGAATTGGAAGATTCAGTGAAAGATTATTATGCGAATATACTTATGCCCTTCGGGCAACTGATAAAGGCGAAGATAGGCGAGATCGTGAAAGCCGGCATTGAGATTGATATGATTGCCCCTGATCATGGTGTGATATGGCGGAAGGACCCCGGCAAGGTGCTTCAGATGTATCTTGATATGGCAAACGGCAAGGCTGATCTCAGGGTAGCCCTCATTTATGACACCATGTGGCATAGCACGGAGAGGATGACAGTGCCTATGGCGCAGGGAATAAAAGATGAGGGAGTGGACTGTAAAGTGATAAAACTGAGAGCAACGTCTATGAGTGTCGCAATCAAAGAGTTATGGAAAGCGAGAGGTTGTCTTGTTGGGAGTCCTACCATGAATAACGTGCTTTTCCCGTCGGTTGCAAAATTCCTGTATCACCTCGGAGGACTGAAGCCTAAAAACAGAATAATGGGTGCGTTCGGAAGTTTTGGATGGGGAGGCGGAGCCGTGAAGGAAGCCTACAGCATGATAAAACGGACGGCTGTTGAAGTTGCGGAACCGGGCCTGGAAGTAATGTACAGACCGTCGGAGGAAGATGATCGGAAGTGCTATGAATTCGGAAGGGATTTTGCTGTGAAGGTTAAAGAATACCACAAAAAATTCGAATAA
- a CDS encoding acyl-CoA thioesterase, protein MYMTRVYYQDTDAGGVVYFANYLRFVEKSWFEYLMSIGISLPEWEKSDTYVMVKTVFLDMSEKVMYGDLIRVDTSVKEVKNTNFVLIHTITKEDRAVTKIETRMVCVDGSGKLKRMPKPFMENLANRVVAT, encoded by the coding sequence ATGTATATGACAAGGGTCTATTATCAGGATACGGATGCGGGCGGCGTCGTCTATTTTGCGAATTATCTCAGGTTCGTTGAAAAATCTTGGTTTGAGTATCTTATGTCCATTGGAATCTCCCTTCCTGAGTGGGAAAAGTCGGATACCTACGTAATGGTCAAGACGGTGTTCCTTGATATGTCTGAAAAGGTCATGTACGGGGATCTGATCCGAGTCGACACATCCGTGAAAGAGGTGAAGAATACAAATTTCGTCCTGATCCACACGATCACGAAAGAAGACCGGGCCGTGACAAAGATAGAGACAAGAATGGTTTGTGTCGACGGCAGTGGCAAGCTCAAGAGAATGCCAAAACCTTTCATGGAAAATCTGGCGAACAGAGTAGTCGCGACGTAA
- a CDS encoding acyl-CoA dehydrogenase family protein, whose product MLNLSEKHLMIQKIAEKLAKDKVAPRAKDIDATGAFPWDLVDLYNKHGLLYLMLPERFGGLDGDITSLCLVIEELAKVSGTASLIPLAHNVGVMPFMVAANDEQKEYIYGKIADPDKPHLVAFALTEPEAGSDASHMRTNVVKDGEYWYLNGKKAMITNGANAQFITVFATTDSKLRTNGITAFYVEKDYPGVIVGKNEDKMGMIGSDLSEVTFDNVRLTKDNMLGEVGQGWDIAMSTLNLSRPAVGAQAVGIAQGALDFSVEYAWKRVQFGQKLADFEGIQFMIADMAIQVEAARALVYDAAHLLDMKVYERDKMSAIGVDKLSAMAKLFSADAAMKVTTDAVQILGGCGYTKDYPVERMMRDAKATQIYEGTNQIQRIIIARDIFRKFMG is encoded by the coding sequence ATGCTAAATCTTTCGGAAAAACACTTGATGATTCAAAAGATTGCGGAAAAATTGGCGAAAGATAAAGTTGCCCCAAGGGCAAAAGATATAGATGCGACAGGCGCTTTTCCATGGGATCTCGTAGATTTGTATAACAAGCATGGCCTCCTCTATCTCATGCTGCCGGAGCGTTTTGGAGGTCTTGATGGCGATATTACATCCCTCTGCCTTGTTATTGAAGAACTGGCGAAGGTTTCTGGGACTGCTTCCCTCATACCGCTTGCCCATAACGTGGGCGTCATGCCTTTTATGGTGGCGGCGAATGACGAACAGAAAGAATACATTTATGGCAAGATCGCCGACCCAGACAAGCCGCATCTGGTAGCCTTTGCGCTTACCGAGCCGGAGGCGGGTTCGGACGCATCGCACATGAGGACCAATGTGGTGAAGGATGGCGAATATTGGTACTTAAACGGCAAGAAAGCGATGATCACAAACGGGGCGAACGCGCAGTTCATTACCGTTTTCGCGACCACTGACTCGAAACTGAGAACAAACGGAATCACGGCGTTCTATGTGGAGAAGGATTACCCTGGTGTTATTGTGGGTAAAAATGAAGATAAGATGGGGATGATCGGTTCCGATCTCTCAGAGGTCACGTTTGATAATGTGAGACTCACAAAGGATAATATGCTGGGTGAAGTGGGGCAGGGATGGGATATTGCAATGTCGACTCTCAATCTTTCCAGACCGGCTGTTGGTGCCCAGGCTGTGGGTATCGCCCAGGGGGCACTTGATTTTTCGGTTGAATATGCATGGAAGCGCGTACAGTTTGGACAGAAGCTTGCAGATTTCGAAGGCATCCAGTTTATGATCGCCGATATGGCGATCCAAGTAGAGGCGGCGCGGGCTCTTGTCTATGACGCAGCCCATCTCCTTGATATGAAGGTGTACGAAAGAGACAAGATGAGCGCCATAGGTGTCGATAAACTTTCCGCCATGGCGAAGCTTTTTTCTGCTGATGCGGCAATGAAGGTGACGACCGACGCGGTGCAGATTCTTGGAGGCTGCGGGTACACCAAAGACTACCCTGTTGAGCGTATGATGAGGGACGCTAAGGCGACACAGATTTACGAAGGCACAAATCAAATCCAAAGAATAATTATTGCCAGAGATATATTCAGAAAATTTATGGGCTGA